Genomic segment of Danaus plexippus chromosome 5, MEX_DaPlex, whole genome shotgun sequence:
caCAGATAGTTTCTAAGTATCACAGCttaccaatattttttgtgcaaATATAACTCTTACAAATTGTAACATCTTTTTAGTAACAACTTCTTTAAATTTAGTgtcgtacaaaaatataacctttCTTCGTTTTGGTCCCACGCTAGATTGAATCTTTGATTCTATGTTTCTCATGAGAAGTACTTACTATCACTTgtgattacaaaaatatactttaactCTAACTAACACCTATAAAGAcatcttaaaacaaaaagcCTTTAATTTACTCAAGTTGCATAATAATCTCCTTGCATATGAGGTGCCTTaaacatatcattaaaatgaatttcaaaaCATGGAGTTTTGCAAAATGGTAATTCACAAGCACTACACATAAATCTAGTATCACGCCGTTTGCCTAGCCGCCAACAAAGTCTACACGATCTTTGGGGATATTTCTTTTTCCCATCTTCCTTTTGTGGTATTGTAATAAGACGATGTTCTAGGGAATGTCTCGGAAATTCCTCACTCCTCAAagtgttattaattttgcCATTAACTAAGTTTTTGAGATCCATAAAAAATGCGTTCAAACCGTGTACCGGTTCATCTGAAATCACGATTggcattttcaatataatttcacaattcaacaaatttaaaaggGAACTTGACAATGTTGAAAATGCCATCGTGTTTTCATAGCATGAAGGATTTGCAACAGAAAACAACATGTGCTAGTGAAATTAACAAATGATTGCATTTTCAACACAATCGCTAttcctttataaaatgaaaagcgTTAGTACAAAagcgaaacaaaaatatgatgatTCTCATGAAAAATTAATGGTGTCaagaaaaaggaaaataaaataaaattataagattgtgTTATGTAATACGAGAGTAAAATACTCACTTTCCTGCGGTGATTGATATTCCAATGGTATTGATAATCCTTTTTTACCGTCTCTGGAACAACTGAAGTCTTTTGTTGTGCAAACAGCCGGATCAATGACTGTGATATCGCTGTCATCACACTCAGTTTTTAATTCTATGGTATTATCGGCAGCTGGATTTTGACCACCATCTGATAGTTCCTTATCAGAACcagaattttgaatttgatttaATGTATTAGTTACTTCTGTAGGATTGTTATCATATACATTCTTGTTTTCATAATTGCCGCTTTGCAACAAATGATTATTCACTTTGTACAGTTTTTTATCAGCAATTTTTGCTCTTTTCTCTGTGATAGGATCActgtaatagtttttttgtaaaaattcatCAGATTTTCGTTTCAAACTACTCAGCCTgtgtattttttctaataactgtcttttcttaattaaatcttCATTGTTGTCTGTTACTTCATTGATGTTTGGGTCATAAATGTCTGAAGTGTATGATTCAGCATCAGGACTATCATTTTGAGGTCCTAGGCTTTGTTTTGTTGATTCCTTTTCTGTATCAAACACCTCTTCATCAgtctgtaaaatataaaaatatgagacaagttaatattgttaacgattttaatttaaactaaactcATCTTTGTatagtatacatattttagtaatctaTTATGCAGTGACTGAAATATGTTCACCaaacttttaactttttcatgtttatgtgataaatattaaatattataaaaggcaataaaaatgaaaaaaaaaaaagttaatttgtgctttaagtataaaactatctgaaattgttgaaaatatattaacatatcaaACAGCCacatcataatatttacaaaacaggctttcaaaattttttttttattattgttcattattgctcaattttaatttaatttcatgttttattagATTCAAATGTAAAGTAATGAAATATGCTATTATAACCAATTAATGAATACTTAAAACACATAGAATTTCagctaatataataaaaggaacAGTTTGTGATGACAtatggatgtttgttgctCTTACTTCCAAAACCTATTTAATGGATAGATATTGCGGCCAGTTGTTTACCATATTTATTGCACACACAATACAAATCTCtgaacacaattttatttaaagaaataaattgcaataaaatataatgatatcaaactaatgattttatattttattttacaaaccaCTTAAttagctttaaaaaatatagatatgtgaatatatatgatacttataatataataaaaatcatattgcacattataaaactgtgtttgaaatgattttttaagtcacttatatttaaaatataataagtaataatttatggaATACACATGTATACATAATCTTATTTGCTTACCTCTTTAGTTGTTAATCCTTTTATTTGCAGAACTTCAGCTGTACCAATAAAACTAGTGAGATCTTCTCTTTTCACACTTACTTCACCATGATACatgaattgtaataaatctcTCATGGCTTTATGAGTGACATCTCTTAAAACTActgtaaaattgtatatttgtgagttaaaattaaaagcacaCTCTATATGACAAACAGAATAGAGATTATTAAGAAgatgaatatatatgttatatacataccaATAGGATGCTGACATGGATTCAATTGGaacatttttttgaaatatggtGAGCATATTGATAGAATAACTTTATGTGCTTGCAGCAAATGCCCTTCGACAGCAATCGTTACATCAACAAATTCACCATTGCCTAATAAACCGGCGAATCCCCTGCTCAGGTTTCCGTGGAAATTATTCCAAGACAATGAATATTGTTGGTCCATTTCTAAACTCTTTTTTGTCGcatctaaaatattacattttaagtagtttttgAGGCTTAttgtaaatgaattattttcatagttcTACAAACTACAATTACTTACTATAGTAgcttaagaatattaatgGTTGTTTTCGCTATAACTAAGATGAAAGCAAATTGTGACAGTTCCTTGTAGCTCGCGGCGCGTCGCGTAGTGTTGGTCCTGtactttatgatattaaaatatcataccgat
This window contains:
- the LOC116769008 gene encoding zinc finger and BTB domain-containing protein 43-like isoform X1 produces the protein MDQQYSLSWNNFHGNLSRGFAGLLGNGEFVDVTIAVEGHLLQAHKVILSICSPYFKKMFQLNPCQHPIVVLRDVTHKAMRDLLQFMYHGEVSVKREDLTSFIGTAEVLQIKGLTTKETDEEVFDTEKESTKQSLGPQNDSPDAESYTSDIYDPNINEVTDNNEDLIKKRQLLEKIHRLSSLKRKSDEFLQKNYYSDPITEKRAKIADKKLYKVNNHLLQSGNYENKNVYDNNPTEVTNTLNQIQNSGSDKELSDGGQNPAADNTIELKTECDDSDITVIDPAVCTTKDFSCSRDGKKGLSIPLEYQSPQENEPVHGLNAFFMDLKNLVNGKINNTLRSEEFPRHSLEHRLITIPQKEDGKKKYPQRSCRLCWRLGKRRDTRFMCSACELPFCKTPCFEIHFNDMFKAPHMQGDYYAT
- the LOC116769008 gene encoding zinc finger and BTB domain-containing protein 43-like isoform X2 — its product is MDQQYSLSWNNFHGNLSRGFAGLLGNGEFVDVTIAVEGHLLQAHKVILSICSPYFKKMFQLNPCQHPIVVLRDVTHKAMRDLLQFMYHGEVSVKREDLTSFIGTAEVLQIKGLTTKETDEEVFDTEKESTKQSLGPQNDSPDAESYTSDIYDPNINEVTDNNEDLIKKRQLLEKIHRLSSLKRKSDEFLQKNYYSDPITEKRAKIADKKLYKVNNHLLQSGNYENKNVYDNNPTEVTNTLNQIQNSGSDKELSDGGQNPAADNTIELKTECDDSDITVIDPAVCTTKDFSCSRDGKKGLSIPLEYQSPQENALSLVMNGSCELPVRYKYIYSRKGHKQLVHMNFVYTKHSTTHGKTSWRCVQYFSLNRCPATVETIDSMIYAVNHQHNHEDCYEKLSRNNIYEMNVSAK